A portion of the Panthera tigris isolate Pti1 chromosome E1, P.tigris_Pti1_mat1.1, whole genome shotgun sequence genome contains these proteins:
- the GEMIN4 gene encoding gem-associated protein 4 isoform X1 encodes MDLGPLNICEEMTILHGGFLLAEQLFHPKALAELTKSDWEHVGRPIVEALREISSTTAHSQPFAWKKKALIIIWAKVLQPYPVTPSDTDTRWQEDVFFSVVNMIPTINHTVLFELLKSLEASGLFIQLLMALPTTICRAELEHFLEHMSVDTSSKDVAFFLSVWWEMIKHKGNQQDPLLSQFRTMAHKYLSSSDEFSHPPKRFKSDPDVCPTMPLLAMLLTGLKQIQNRILCPGMKCYALANLADMLTVFALMENDPQEVSATVYLDKLAAVISVWNLDTQNPYHQQALAEKVKEAERDISLTSLAKLPSDTVFIGLEFMCSLLREWGEELQTVLNSSQGTSYDSYRLCDSLTSFSQNLKLYLDSTSLSKEEGQVVSELAECVGDFLKKTNRVLKNKGFEKDITASIAMAIIDQKMDRHMEMCYIFASEKKWAFSDEWLACLVNNQALFQEPDLLLKLLQTVMEVTVTDRAIPESQIKQVISLILECYADLSLPDKNKVLSGTLRSWGRKGLSEKMAGLDGFQEDLNTTFNQLAQSASEQGLAKAVASVARLVILYPEITVKKMCSMAVVNLGTHKFLAQILTAFPALRFMEEQSPNPPTNFVVSCLKETVWRKFSTPKEEKQFLELLSCLMTPVKPQGIPVAALLEPDEVLKEFVLPFLMLDVKEVDLSLKIFIQTLQANASLEGYWLQTCSPFPLIFSLCQLLDCFSKYWQLPKEKRCLSLDGKDLVIHILEILCEIVLANAETFSPDTWIKSQSWLHRKLEQLDWTVRLRMKNLFEGHFKCEVPATLFEICKLSEDEWTSQAHPGYGPGTGLLAWMECCYLSSSISEQMLSLLVVDVGNPEEVRLFSKGFLVALVQVMPWCSPQEWQYLYQLTRRLLEKQLLHVPYSLEYIQFVPLLNLKPFAQELQLSVLFLRAFQFLCSQSCRNWLPMEGWSHVVRLLCNSLTNLLDSVRLIQSVGPWAQGQEQDLTQETLFFYTQVFCHVLHIMAMVHQEVCEPLYVLALEILTCYETLSKANPSVSSLLQKVNEQRFLKSIAENISPEERRQTLLQKISNF; translated from the exons ATGGACCTAG GACCCTTGAATATCTGCGAAGAAATGACTATTCTTCATGGAGGCTTCTTGCTCGCTGAGCAGCTGTTCCACCCCAAGGCACTGGCAGAATTGACAAAGTCTGACTGGGAGCATGTTGGGCGGCCCATTGTGGAGGCCCTAAGGGAGATCTCCTCCACCACAGCACATTCCCAGCCCTTTGCCTGGAAGAAGAAAGCTCTGATCATCATCTGGGCCAAGGTTCTTCAGCCCTACCCTGTCACCCCTTCTGACACTGACACTCGGTGGCAGGAAGATGTGTTCTTCTCAGTAGTCAACATGATCCCTACCATCAATCACACAGTGCTTTTTGAGCTGCTCAAGTCTCTGGAAGCTTCTGGACTCTTTATCCAGCTCCTGATGGCCCTGCCCACCACTATCTGCCGTGCAGAACTAGAGCACTTTTTGGAGCACATGTCTGTTGACACTTCTTCAAAGGATGTGGCCTTTTTCCTCAGTGTCTGGTGGGAAATGATAAAGCACAAAGGCAATCAGCAGGACCCCCTGCTCTCCCAGTTTAGAACAATGGCCCATAAGTACTTGTCCTCTTCAGATGAGTTCTCCCATCCTCCAAAGAGGTTTAAGTCAGACCCAGATGTGTGTCCTACTATGCCCCTATTGGCCATGCTGCTCACTGGGTTGAAACAAATCCAAAATCGAATCCTGTGCCCCGGGATGAAGTGTTATGCGCTAGCCAACTTGGCTGACATGCTGACGGTGTTTGCACTAATGGAGAACGACCCCCAGGAAGTGTCTGCAACTGTGTATCTGGACAAACTGGCCGCAGTGATCTCCGTGTGGAATTTGGACACCCAGAACCCGTATCACCAACAGGCACTGGCAGAGAAGGTAAAGGAAGCAGAACGGGACATCAGCCTGACTTCCCTGGCCAAGCTCCCAAGCGACACAGTTTTCATCGGATTGGAGTTCATGTGCAGCCTGCTGcgagagtggggggaggagctgcAGACCGTGCTCAACAGCAGCCAGGGGACAAGTTATGACAGCTACCGGCTGTGTGATAGTCTGACTTCCTTCAGCCAGAACTTGAAGCTCTACCTGGATTCCACCAGCTTGTCtaaggaggaggggcaggtggtCTCTGAGCTGGCAGAGTGTGTAGGGGACttcctaaagaaaacaaacagggtgcTGAAGAACAAGGGCTTCGAGAAGGACATCACTGCCTCGATTGCCATGGCCATCATCGACCAGAAGATGGACCGGCATATGGAAATGTGCTACATTTTTGCTTCTGAGAAGAAGTGGGCTTTCTCAGATGAGTGGCTAGCCTGCCTGGTAAATAACCAGGCTCTCTTCCAAGAGCCGGACTTGTTGTTAAAGCTGTTGCAAACGGTGATGGAAGTCACCGTGACAGACAGAGCCATCCCTGAATCTCAGATCAAACAAGTGATCAGCCTGATCCTGGAATGTTATGCAGACCTCTCACTGCCAGACAAGAATAAAGTCCTATCAGGCACCCTGCGCTCCTGGGGGCGAAAGGGTCTGTCTGAGAAGATGGCTGGCTTGGACGGGTTTCAGGAAGACCTCAATACAACTTTTAACCAGCTCGCACAGAGTGCCTCTGAACAGGGCTTAGCTAAAGCTGTAGCTTCTGTGGCTCGCCTGGTAATTCTGTACCCAGAGATCACAGTGAAGAAAATGTGCAGCATGGCTGTGGTCAATCTTGGCACTCACAAGTTCCTGGCTCAGATTCTCACTGCCTTCCCTGCCCTTAGGTTCATGGAAGAGCAGAGTCCAAATCCACCCACCAATTTTGTGGTGTCATGCCTCAAAGAAACCGTCTGGAGAAAGTTCTCTACACCcaaggaagaaaagcaatttttggAGCTCCTGAGCTGTCTCATGACCCCTGTGAAGCCCCAGGGTATCCCAGTTGCTGCTCTTCTTGAGCCAGATGAAGTGCTAAAAGAGTTCGTCCTGCCCTTCTTGATGCTAGATGTCAAAGAGGTGGATCTCAGTTTGAAGATCTTCATCCAGACTCTCCAAGCAAATGCATCTTTAGAGGGATACTGGCTGCAGACCTGTTCTCCGTTCCCTCTCATCTTCAGCTTGTGCCAGCTGCTGGATTGCTTCAGCAAATACTGGCAGCTCCCCAAAGAGAAGCGGTGCCTCTCTTTGGATGGGAAGGATTTGGTGATCCATATTCTGGAGATCCTCTGTGAGATTGTATTGGCTAATGCTGAGACCTTCTCCCCGGACACATGGATCAAGTCCCAGTCTTGGCTCCACCGGAAGCTGGAACAGCTCGATTGGACAGTGCGCTTGAGAATGAAGAACCTCTTTGAGGGCCACTTCAAGTGTGAGGTGCCGGCCACACTTTTTGAGATCTGTAAGCTTTCTGAGGACGAGTGGACCTCCCAGGCCCACCCTGGGTACGGGCCAGGCACAGGGCTTCTTGCCTGGATGGAGTGCTGCTACCTCTCCAGCAGCATCTCTGAGCAGATGCTTTCCCTCTTGGTGGTAGATGTGGGCAACCCTGAGGAGGTCAGATTGTTCAGCAAGGGTTTTCTGGTGGCCCTGGTACAAGTCATGCCTTGGTGCAGCCCCCAGGAGTGGCAGTACCTTTACCAGTTGACCAGGAGACTATTGGAGAAACAGCTCCTACATGTCCCTTATAGCCTGGAATATATTCAGTTTGTTCCTCTGCTCAACCTGAAGCCCTTTGCCCAGGAGCTCCAACTCTCTGTACTCTTTCTGAGAGCCTTCCAGTTTCTCTGCAGCCAGAGTTGTCGTAATTGGCTTCCTATGGAAGGCTGGAGCCATGTGGTCAGACTTCTCTGTAACAGTCTGACCAACCTCCTGGACTCCGTTAGGTTGATACAGTCAGTTGGCCCTTGGGCTCAAGGACAAGAACAGGACCTGACCCAGGAAACCCTGTTTTTTTATACCCAGGTATTCTGTCATGTTCTGCACATCATGGCCATGGTCCACCAAGAGGTGTGTGAACCTCTCTACGTCTTGGCCTTGGAAATCCTCACCTGCTACGAAACCCTGAGCAAGGCCAACCCTTCTGTTAGTTCCTTGCTCCAGAAGGTAAATGAGCAGCGTTTCTTAAAGTCCATCGCGGAGAACATTAGCCCTGAGGAGCGGCGCCAAACCCTGCTGCAGAAGATCAGCAACTTCTGA
- the GEMIN4 gene encoding gem-associated protein 4 isoform X3, producing MDLGPLNICEEMTILHGGFLLAEQLFHPKALAELTKSDWEHVGRPIVEALREISSTTAHSQPFAWKKKALIIIWAKVLQPYPVTPSDTDTRWQEDVFFSVVNMIPTINHTVLFELLKSLEASGLFIQLLMALPTTICRAELEHFLEHMSVDTSSKDVAFFLSVWWEMIKHKGNQQDPLLSQFRTMAHKYLSSSDEFSHPPKRFKSDPDVCPTMPLLAMLLTGLKQIQNRILCPGMKCYALANLADMLTVFALMENDPQEVSATVYLDKLAAVISVWNLDTQNPYHQQALAEKVKEAERDISLTSLAKLPSDTVFIGLEFMCSLLREWGEELQTVLNSSQGTSYDSYRLCDSLTSFSQNLKLYLDSTSLSKEEGQVVSELAECVGDFLKKTNRVLKNKGFEKDITASIAMAIIDQKMDRHMEMCYIFASEKKWAFSDEWLACLVNNQALFQEPDLLLKLLQTVMEVTVTDRAIPESQIKQVISLILECYADLSLPDKNKVLSGTLRSWGRKGLSEKMAGLDGFQEDLNTTFNQLAQSASEQGLAKAVASVARLVILYPEITVKKMCSMAVVNLGTHKFLAQILTAFPALRFMEEQSPNPPTNFVVSCLKETVWRKFSTPKEEKQFLELLSCLMTPVKPQGIPVAALLEPDEVLKEFVLPFLMLDVKEVDLSLKIFIQTLQANASLEGYWLQTCSPFPLIFSLCQLLDCFSKYWQLPKEKRCLSLDGKDLVIHILEILCEIVLANAETFSPDTWIKSQSWLHRKLEQLDWTVRLRMKNLFEGHFKCEVFCHVLHIMAMVHQEVCEPLYVLALEILTCYETLSKANPSVSSLLQKVNEQRFLKSIAENISPEERRQTLLQKISNF from the exons ATGGACCTAG GACCCTTGAATATCTGCGAAGAAATGACTATTCTTCATGGAGGCTTCTTGCTCGCTGAGCAGCTGTTCCACCCCAAGGCACTGGCAGAATTGACAAAGTCTGACTGGGAGCATGTTGGGCGGCCCATTGTGGAGGCCCTAAGGGAGATCTCCTCCACCACAGCACATTCCCAGCCCTTTGCCTGGAAGAAGAAAGCTCTGATCATCATCTGGGCCAAGGTTCTTCAGCCCTACCCTGTCACCCCTTCTGACACTGACACTCGGTGGCAGGAAGATGTGTTCTTCTCAGTAGTCAACATGATCCCTACCATCAATCACACAGTGCTTTTTGAGCTGCTCAAGTCTCTGGAAGCTTCTGGACTCTTTATCCAGCTCCTGATGGCCCTGCCCACCACTATCTGCCGTGCAGAACTAGAGCACTTTTTGGAGCACATGTCTGTTGACACTTCTTCAAAGGATGTGGCCTTTTTCCTCAGTGTCTGGTGGGAAATGATAAAGCACAAAGGCAATCAGCAGGACCCCCTGCTCTCCCAGTTTAGAACAATGGCCCATAAGTACTTGTCCTCTTCAGATGAGTTCTCCCATCCTCCAAAGAGGTTTAAGTCAGACCCAGATGTGTGTCCTACTATGCCCCTATTGGCCATGCTGCTCACTGGGTTGAAACAAATCCAAAATCGAATCCTGTGCCCCGGGATGAAGTGTTATGCGCTAGCCAACTTGGCTGACATGCTGACGGTGTTTGCACTAATGGAGAACGACCCCCAGGAAGTGTCTGCAACTGTGTATCTGGACAAACTGGCCGCAGTGATCTCCGTGTGGAATTTGGACACCCAGAACCCGTATCACCAACAGGCACTGGCAGAGAAGGTAAAGGAAGCAGAACGGGACATCAGCCTGACTTCCCTGGCCAAGCTCCCAAGCGACACAGTTTTCATCGGATTGGAGTTCATGTGCAGCCTGCTGcgagagtggggggaggagctgcAGACCGTGCTCAACAGCAGCCAGGGGACAAGTTATGACAGCTACCGGCTGTGTGATAGTCTGACTTCCTTCAGCCAGAACTTGAAGCTCTACCTGGATTCCACCAGCTTGTCtaaggaggaggggcaggtggtCTCTGAGCTGGCAGAGTGTGTAGGGGACttcctaaagaaaacaaacagggtgcTGAAGAACAAGGGCTTCGAGAAGGACATCACTGCCTCGATTGCCATGGCCATCATCGACCAGAAGATGGACCGGCATATGGAAATGTGCTACATTTTTGCTTCTGAGAAGAAGTGGGCTTTCTCAGATGAGTGGCTAGCCTGCCTGGTAAATAACCAGGCTCTCTTCCAAGAGCCGGACTTGTTGTTAAAGCTGTTGCAAACGGTGATGGAAGTCACCGTGACAGACAGAGCCATCCCTGAATCTCAGATCAAACAAGTGATCAGCCTGATCCTGGAATGTTATGCAGACCTCTCACTGCCAGACAAGAATAAAGTCCTATCAGGCACCCTGCGCTCCTGGGGGCGAAAGGGTCTGTCTGAGAAGATGGCTGGCTTGGACGGGTTTCAGGAAGACCTCAATACAACTTTTAACCAGCTCGCACAGAGTGCCTCTGAACAGGGCTTAGCTAAAGCTGTAGCTTCTGTGGCTCGCCTGGTAATTCTGTACCCAGAGATCACAGTGAAGAAAATGTGCAGCATGGCTGTGGTCAATCTTGGCACTCACAAGTTCCTGGCTCAGATTCTCACTGCCTTCCCTGCCCTTAGGTTCATGGAAGAGCAGAGTCCAAATCCACCCACCAATTTTGTGGTGTCATGCCTCAAAGAAACCGTCTGGAGAAAGTTCTCTACACCcaaggaagaaaagcaatttttggAGCTCCTGAGCTGTCTCATGACCCCTGTGAAGCCCCAGGGTATCCCAGTTGCTGCTCTTCTTGAGCCAGATGAAGTGCTAAAAGAGTTCGTCCTGCCCTTCTTGATGCTAGATGTCAAAGAGGTGGATCTCAGTTTGAAGATCTTCATCCAGACTCTCCAAGCAAATGCATCTTTAGAGGGATACTGGCTGCAGACCTGTTCTCCGTTCCCTCTCATCTTCAGCTTGTGCCAGCTGCTGGATTGCTTCAGCAAATACTGGCAGCTCCCCAAAGAGAAGCGGTGCCTCTCTTTGGATGGGAAGGATTTGGTGATCCATATTCTGGAGATCCTCTGTGAGATTGTATTGGCTAATGCTGAGACCTTCTCCCCGGACACATGGATCAAGTCCCAGTCTTGGCTCCACCGGAAGCTGGAACAGCTCGATTGGACAGTGCGCTTGAGAATGAAGAACCTCTTTGAGGGCCACTTCAAGTGTGAG GTATTCTGTCATGTTCTGCACATCATGGCCATGGTCCACCAAGAGGTGTGTGAACCTCTCTACGTCTTGGCCTTGGAAATCCTCACCTGCTACGAAACCCTGAGCAAGGCCAACCCTTCTGTTAGTTCCTTGCTCCAGAAGGTAAATGAGCAGCGTTTCTTAAAGTCCATCGCGGAGAACATTAGCCCTGAGGAGCGGCGCCAAACCCTGCTGCAGAAGATCAGCAACTTCTGA
- the GEMIN4 gene encoding gem-associated protein 4 isoform X2, with protein sequence MTILHGGFLLAEQLFHPKALAELTKSDWEHVGRPIVEALREISSTTAHSQPFAWKKKALIIIWAKVLQPYPVTPSDTDTRWQEDVFFSVVNMIPTINHTVLFELLKSLEASGLFIQLLMALPTTICRAELEHFLEHMSVDTSSKDVAFFLSVWWEMIKHKGNQQDPLLSQFRTMAHKYLSSSDEFSHPPKRFKSDPDVCPTMPLLAMLLTGLKQIQNRILCPGMKCYALANLADMLTVFALMENDPQEVSATVYLDKLAAVISVWNLDTQNPYHQQALAEKVKEAERDISLTSLAKLPSDTVFIGLEFMCSLLREWGEELQTVLNSSQGTSYDSYRLCDSLTSFSQNLKLYLDSTSLSKEEGQVVSELAECVGDFLKKTNRVLKNKGFEKDITASIAMAIIDQKMDRHMEMCYIFASEKKWAFSDEWLACLVNNQALFQEPDLLLKLLQTVMEVTVTDRAIPESQIKQVISLILECYADLSLPDKNKVLSGTLRSWGRKGLSEKMAGLDGFQEDLNTTFNQLAQSASEQGLAKAVASVARLVILYPEITVKKMCSMAVVNLGTHKFLAQILTAFPALRFMEEQSPNPPTNFVVSCLKETVWRKFSTPKEEKQFLELLSCLMTPVKPQGIPVAALLEPDEVLKEFVLPFLMLDVKEVDLSLKIFIQTLQANASLEGYWLQTCSPFPLIFSLCQLLDCFSKYWQLPKEKRCLSLDGKDLVIHILEILCEIVLANAETFSPDTWIKSQSWLHRKLEQLDWTVRLRMKNLFEGHFKCEVPATLFEICKLSEDEWTSQAHPGYGPGTGLLAWMECCYLSSSISEQMLSLLVVDVGNPEEVRLFSKGFLVALVQVMPWCSPQEWQYLYQLTRRLLEKQLLHVPYSLEYIQFVPLLNLKPFAQELQLSVLFLRAFQFLCSQSCRNWLPMEGWSHVVRLLCNSLTNLLDSVRLIQSVGPWAQGQEQDLTQETLFFYTQVFCHVLHIMAMVHQEVCEPLYVLALEILTCYETLSKANPSVSSLLQKVNEQRFLKSIAENISPEERRQTLLQKISNF encoded by the coding sequence ATGACTATTCTTCATGGAGGCTTCTTGCTCGCTGAGCAGCTGTTCCACCCCAAGGCACTGGCAGAATTGACAAAGTCTGACTGGGAGCATGTTGGGCGGCCCATTGTGGAGGCCCTAAGGGAGATCTCCTCCACCACAGCACATTCCCAGCCCTTTGCCTGGAAGAAGAAAGCTCTGATCATCATCTGGGCCAAGGTTCTTCAGCCCTACCCTGTCACCCCTTCTGACACTGACACTCGGTGGCAGGAAGATGTGTTCTTCTCAGTAGTCAACATGATCCCTACCATCAATCACACAGTGCTTTTTGAGCTGCTCAAGTCTCTGGAAGCTTCTGGACTCTTTATCCAGCTCCTGATGGCCCTGCCCACCACTATCTGCCGTGCAGAACTAGAGCACTTTTTGGAGCACATGTCTGTTGACACTTCTTCAAAGGATGTGGCCTTTTTCCTCAGTGTCTGGTGGGAAATGATAAAGCACAAAGGCAATCAGCAGGACCCCCTGCTCTCCCAGTTTAGAACAATGGCCCATAAGTACTTGTCCTCTTCAGATGAGTTCTCCCATCCTCCAAAGAGGTTTAAGTCAGACCCAGATGTGTGTCCTACTATGCCCCTATTGGCCATGCTGCTCACTGGGTTGAAACAAATCCAAAATCGAATCCTGTGCCCCGGGATGAAGTGTTATGCGCTAGCCAACTTGGCTGACATGCTGACGGTGTTTGCACTAATGGAGAACGACCCCCAGGAAGTGTCTGCAACTGTGTATCTGGACAAACTGGCCGCAGTGATCTCCGTGTGGAATTTGGACACCCAGAACCCGTATCACCAACAGGCACTGGCAGAGAAGGTAAAGGAAGCAGAACGGGACATCAGCCTGACTTCCCTGGCCAAGCTCCCAAGCGACACAGTTTTCATCGGATTGGAGTTCATGTGCAGCCTGCTGcgagagtggggggaggagctgcAGACCGTGCTCAACAGCAGCCAGGGGACAAGTTATGACAGCTACCGGCTGTGTGATAGTCTGACTTCCTTCAGCCAGAACTTGAAGCTCTACCTGGATTCCACCAGCTTGTCtaaggaggaggggcaggtggtCTCTGAGCTGGCAGAGTGTGTAGGGGACttcctaaagaaaacaaacagggtgcTGAAGAACAAGGGCTTCGAGAAGGACATCACTGCCTCGATTGCCATGGCCATCATCGACCAGAAGATGGACCGGCATATGGAAATGTGCTACATTTTTGCTTCTGAGAAGAAGTGGGCTTTCTCAGATGAGTGGCTAGCCTGCCTGGTAAATAACCAGGCTCTCTTCCAAGAGCCGGACTTGTTGTTAAAGCTGTTGCAAACGGTGATGGAAGTCACCGTGACAGACAGAGCCATCCCTGAATCTCAGATCAAACAAGTGATCAGCCTGATCCTGGAATGTTATGCAGACCTCTCACTGCCAGACAAGAATAAAGTCCTATCAGGCACCCTGCGCTCCTGGGGGCGAAAGGGTCTGTCTGAGAAGATGGCTGGCTTGGACGGGTTTCAGGAAGACCTCAATACAACTTTTAACCAGCTCGCACAGAGTGCCTCTGAACAGGGCTTAGCTAAAGCTGTAGCTTCTGTGGCTCGCCTGGTAATTCTGTACCCAGAGATCACAGTGAAGAAAATGTGCAGCATGGCTGTGGTCAATCTTGGCACTCACAAGTTCCTGGCTCAGATTCTCACTGCCTTCCCTGCCCTTAGGTTCATGGAAGAGCAGAGTCCAAATCCACCCACCAATTTTGTGGTGTCATGCCTCAAAGAAACCGTCTGGAGAAAGTTCTCTACACCcaaggaagaaaagcaatttttggAGCTCCTGAGCTGTCTCATGACCCCTGTGAAGCCCCAGGGTATCCCAGTTGCTGCTCTTCTTGAGCCAGATGAAGTGCTAAAAGAGTTCGTCCTGCCCTTCTTGATGCTAGATGTCAAAGAGGTGGATCTCAGTTTGAAGATCTTCATCCAGACTCTCCAAGCAAATGCATCTTTAGAGGGATACTGGCTGCAGACCTGTTCTCCGTTCCCTCTCATCTTCAGCTTGTGCCAGCTGCTGGATTGCTTCAGCAAATACTGGCAGCTCCCCAAAGAGAAGCGGTGCCTCTCTTTGGATGGGAAGGATTTGGTGATCCATATTCTGGAGATCCTCTGTGAGATTGTATTGGCTAATGCTGAGACCTTCTCCCCGGACACATGGATCAAGTCCCAGTCTTGGCTCCACCGGAAGCTGGAACAGCTCGATTGGACAGTGCGCTTGAGAATGAAGAACCTCTTTGAGGGCCACTTCAAGTGTGAGGTGCCGGCCACACTTTTTGAGATCTGTAAGCTTTCTGAGGACGAGTGGACCTCCCAGGCCCACCCTGGGTACGGGCCAGGCACAGGGCTTCTTGCCTGGATGGAGTGCTGCTACCTCTCCAGCAGCATCTCTGAGCAGATGCTTTCCCTCTTGGTGGTAGATGTGGGCAACCCTGAGGAGGTCAGATTGTTCAGCAAGGGTTTTCTGGTGGCCCTGGTACAAGTCATGCCTTGGTGCAGCCCCCAGGAGTGGCAGTACCTTTACCAGTTGACCAGGAGACTATTGGAGAAACAGCTCCTACATGTCCCTTATAGCCTGGAATATATTCAGTTTGTTCCTCTGCTCAACCTGAAGCCCTTTGCCCAGGAGCTCCAACTCTCTGTACTCTTTCTGAGAGCCTTCCAGTTTCTCTGCAGCCAGAGTTGTCGTAATTGGCTTCCTATGGAAGGCTGGAGCCATGTGGTCAGACTTCTCTGTAACAGTCTGACCAACCTCCTGGACTCCGTTAGGTTGATACAGTCAGTTGGCCCTTGGGCTCAAGGACAAGAACAGGACCTGACCCAGGAAACCCTGTTTTTTTATACCCAGGTATTCTGTCATGTTCTGCACATCATGGCCATGGTCCACCAAGAGGTGTGTGAACCTCTCTACGTCTTGGCCTTGGAAATCCTCACCTGCTACGAAACCCTGAGCAAGGCCAACCCTTCTGTTAGTTCCTTGCTCCAGAAGGTAAATGAGCAGCGTTTCTTAAAGTCCATCGCGGAGAACATTAGCCCTGAGGAGCGGCGCCAAACCCTGCTGCAGAAGATCAGCAACTTCTGA